In Rattus rattus isolate New Zealand chromosome 9, Rrattus_CSIRO_v1, whole genome shotgun sequence, a genomic segment contains:
- the LOC116909557 gene encoding LOW QUALITY PROTEIN: cactin-like (The sequence of the model RefSeq protein was modified relative to this genomic sequence to represent the inferred CDS: inserted 6 bases in 3 codons; deleted 1 base in 1 codon) — translation MSEQSSGRRRERKWCSSGHTLDSEGAQEKSRSGSQSPWPPRWHSQDQPSHFDSGEEWAPSSRVRKGHRNYWSPGSPASRSDSRRCSRSSGAVTLTMSQQQPXQERLRLREEPRQQEELLKALETPEQKLARRLAKKEEAKERKKQEKMGWGEEYVGYTNNLFGDNNLLGTFIWKKALEKKGIVHLGEEELKEHHKRIREENPLELQKIKRLRPEREMEKATHEQEQELLQRQKEAEHLKSWEEHSFQLQQAKLRSTIRIRDGRAKPIDLLVNYISAEDDFGQAVDMREPYAFLNSLTVADMEDLLEDIHVYREVEQGKHVDFWRDMTTITEDETAKLCRLEACGKGPGEWREGVNAPVSSDVQSVFKGKMFRQLQVILQGVEGKAGGPTLDWESRLQQLPAHMARAXHERHQDVLRQKLFQLEQEQAVDSEALFPILQSEPRASHSPEPGARHPSPGMSVDTAEPLEREETTALGEAEAEAEAGGQAVLMEEDLIRQSLDXGAHELPVDTHVLEPHEDLQRLQLSRQQLQAPGDESQNAEDIFWRAREGMGQDKAQFNVEMPLGGCASPWTAKYWPHKPRFFNRVHTGFEWNKYNQIHYDVDNPLPKIVQGYKFNIFYPNLLHKRSTPEYFLEGCVDNSDFAIVCFHAGPPYQDIAFKIVRREWEYSHRLGFRGHFANGIFQLWFHFKPLTPVGVGCPPLPGRLLDSSSEARPSGLRGLFQKPWGSVDCRLPSAHRCGQLKDEAKPVIGSSREKEGGLRDLEKGQRDSEG, via the exons ATGAGCGAGCAGAGCAGCGGAAGGCGACGTGAACGCAAGTGGTGCAGCAGTGGGCACACGTTAGATTCTGAAGGAGCCCAGGAAAAGTCTAGGAGTGGAAGCCAGAGCCCTTGGCCACCCCGATGGCACTCACAGGACCAGCCCTCACACTTTGATTCAGGTGAAGAGTGGGCACCCAGCTCCCGGGTTCGGAAGGGTCACAGGAACTATTGGTCCCCAGGGTCCCCAGCATCTAGATCGGACTCCCGGAGATGCTCCCGCAGCTCAGGGGCCGTTACCCTGACCATGAGCCAGCAGCAGCC GCAGGAAAGGCTGCGGCTTCGTGAGGAGCCCAGGCAGCAAGAAGAGCTGCTCAAGGCCTTGGAGACGCCTGAGCAGAAGCTTGCA AGGCGTCTGGCCAAGAAGGAAGAAGCTAAGGAACGCAAAAAGCAGGAGAAGATGGGCTGGGGTGAGGAGTACGTGGGCTACACCAACAACCTTTTTGGAGACAACAACCTGCTAGGCACCTTCATCTGGAAAAAGGCCTTGGAGAAAAAAGGCATCGTCCACCTGGGAGaagaggagctgaaggagcaCCACAAGAGGATCCGGGAGGAGAACCCGCTGGAGCTGCAAAAGATCAAACGTCTGCGGCCAGAGCGGGAAATGGAGAAAGCCACTCatgagcaggagcaggagctgctgcagcgGCAGAAGGAGGCAGAACACTTGAAGAGCTGGGAGGAGCACAGCTTCCAGTTGCAGCAGGCCAAGCTTCGCTCCACGATCCGAATCCGAGATGGGCGAGCCAAGCCCATCGACCTGCTGGTCAACTACATCAGTGCAGAGGACGACTTTGGCCAGGCGGTGGACATGCGCGAACCGTACGCTTTCCTCAACAGCCTCACGGTGGCAGACATGGAGGACCTGCTGGAGGACATCCATGTCTACAGGGAAGTGGAGCAGGGTAAGCACGTGGACTTCTGGCGGGACATGACGACCATCACAGAGGATGAGACCGCCAAGCTCTGCAGGTTGGAGGCCTGTGGCAAGGGCCCAGGCGAATGGCGTGAGGGGGTCAATGCCCCGGTCAGCTCCGATGTGCAGTCAGTGTTCAAGGGTAAGATGTTCAGGCAGCTGCAGGTCATCCTCCAGGGCGTCGAGGGCAAGGCCGGTGGTCCCACCCTCGACTGGGAAAGCCGGCTGCAGCAGTTGCCTGCACACATGGCCAGAGC CCATGAGCGCCACCAAGATGTTCTCAGACAGAAGCTCTTCcaactggagcaggagcaggCTGTGGACAGTGAGGcgctcttccccatcctccagtCAGAGCCCAGGGCCAGCCACAGCCCAGAACCTGGCGCGCGGCACCCCAGCCCTGGGATGTCAGTGGACACAGCGGAGCCCCTGGAACGCGAGGAGACCACAGCATtgggggaggcggaggcagaggcagaggctggtggccAGGCAGTGCTGATGGAGGAGGACCTGATAAGGCAGAGTCTGGA CGGAGCGCACGAGCTGCCAGTGGACACGCATGTGCTGGAGCCACACGAGGATCTGCAGCGCCTGCAACTGTCTCGCCAACAGCTCCAGGCTCCGGGGGATGAGAGCCAGAACGCTGAGGACATCTTCTGGCGTGCGAGGGAGGGTATGGGGCAGGACAAGGCACAGTTCAACGTGGAGATGCCACTGGGTGGCTGCGCCTCCCCGTGGACCGCCAAGTACTGGCCACACAAGCCGCGCTTCTTCAACCGCGTGCACACGGGCTTCGAGTGGAACAAGTACAACCAGATTCATTACGACGTGGACAACCCTCTGCCCAAGATCGTGCAGGGCTACAAATTCAACATCTTTTACCCGAACCTCCTCCATAAGCGCTCCACGCCCGAGTACTTCCTGGAGGGCTGCGTGGACAATTCGGACTTTGCCATCGTGTGCTTCCACGCGGGCCCACCCTACCAGGACATCGCCTTCAAGATCGTCAGGCGCGAGTGGGAGTACTCGCACCGCCTTGGCTTCCGCGGCCACTTCGCCAATGGAATCTTCCAGCTCTGGTTCCACTTCAAGCCGCTGACGCCTGTGGGTGTGGGCTGCCCGCCCCTGCCAGGCCGGCTTCTGGACAGCTCCTCTGAGGCCAGGCCGAGCGGACTACGAGGCCTCTTCCAGAAGCCTTGGGGATCTGTGGACTGTAGATTGCCGTCTGCACACAGGTGTGGGCAGCTGAAAGACGAGGCTAAGCCTGTCATTGGATCCAGCAGGGAAAAAGAAGGTGGGCTGAGAGAtttagagaagggacagagagattcagagggatag